One segment of Pseudalkalibacillus hwajinpoensis DNA contains the following:
- a CDS encoding FAD-dependent oxidoreductase — translation MKWEKLFKPIQLRRLTLPNRVMMGSMHLGMEGNKDQEDALISFYTERSGENGPGLIVTGGISVSPEGDGGHHFLGFYRDDDLRVMKRLTSSVHTANGRIAAQLFHAGRYAYSEMNGIPSVAPSPIKSPIHRETPQELNELDIINLLESYAEAARKAKEVGFDAVEIMGSEGYLINQFLSPRTNKRADKWGGNFENRTRFAIEVLKAVRKAVGEDYPVIFRMSGLDLVPDSSTPEETVQLATKLEAHGADILNIGIGWHESTVPTISMMVPRAGFIEPALQIKEAVTIPVIGSNRINDPVLAEELLQKLDMVSMARPFLADPHLLVKAKEQALDQINTCIACNQACLDHAFEGKAVSCLVNPRAGREHKWTIKKAENIKTVVVLGGGVAGMEAARAHAELGHNVTLYEASSAIGGQFNLARKIPIKKEFDETIRYYTTELNRLGVDIYLNHKPTEQELLNHSPDLVVVATGVTPRQPVIPGIEHAIPYPDVLSGNVAVGKKVIIIGAGGIGCDVSHFLIEKGINNILLLRRNGKMGEGLGKTTKWAMLQDLKKNGVKFRTNLSYEEMTKDGLTIINAETDEKEFLKADTIILAAGQESNIPREYELLSQKGVEIAIIGGALLAGELDAKRAIYEGAKIAFEPETISIN, via the coding sequence ATGAAATGGGAAAAATTATTTAAACCAATTCAATTAAGGAGATTAACTCTGCCGAACAGAGTAATGATGGGATCCATGCACCTTGGAATGGAAGGAAATAAAGATCAAGAGGATGCTCTCATTTCGTTTTATACTGAACGGTCAGGAGAGAACGGTCCAGGTCTCATTGTTACAGGAGGGATTTCTGTTTCACCTGAAGGCGATGGTGGACACCATTTTCTAGGATTCTATCGAGACGATGATCTTCGAGTCATGAAACGATTAACAAGCAGCGTGCATACAGCAAATGGGCGTATTGCGGCACAGCTTTTTCATGCTGGACGATATGCTTACTCTGAGATGAACGGCATTCCGTCTGTCGCTCCATCTCCTATCAAATCGCCCATTCACAGAGAAACTCCCCAGGAACTAAATGAACTTGATATTATTAATTTACTTGAATCCTATGCAGAAGCCGCCAGGAAAGCGAAAGAGGTTGGATTTGACGCAGTAGAAATCATGGGCTCTGAAGGATATTTAATCAATCAATTCCTATCACCAAGAACAAATAAGCGAGCAGATAAATGGGGCGGAAACTTTGAGAATCGCACTCGTTTTGCAATCGAAGTCCTTAAAGCAGTTCGAAAAGCAGTCGGAGAGGATTATCCGGTGATTTTTCGTATGTCTGGACTCGATTTAGTACCCGACTCCTCAACACCAGAAGAAACCGTTCAACTAGCTACAAAATTAGAGGCTCATGGCGCTGATATTCTAAACATTGGAATTGGTTGGCACGAATCAACAGTCCCAACGATTTCAATGATGGTGCCTCGTGCTGGTTTTATCGAACCCGCTCTACAAATTAAAGAAGCGGTGACTATCCCGGTGATTGGAAGTAATCGAATTAATGACCCGGTTCTAGCAGAAGAGTTACTTCAAAAACTCGATATGGTCTCAATGGCTAGACCTTTCCTTGCCGATCCACATCTATTAGTGAAGGCGAAGGAACAAGCACTTGATCAGATCAACACATGCATCGCTTGTAACCAGGCATGTCTTGATCATGCCTTCGAAGGCAAAGCCGTCTCTTGTCTTGTTAACCCCAGGGCTGGCAGAGAGCACAAGTGGACCATTAAGAAAGCTGAAAATATAAAAACAGTTGTAGTGCTCGGTGGAGGCGTCGCTGGCATGGAAGCTGCAAGAGCTCATGCTGAATTAGGTCATAACGTGACACTTTATGAAGCGAGCTCTGCGATTGGTGGCCAATTTAATCTTGCTAGAAAAATTCCAATCAAGAAAGAATTTGATGAAACCATTCGCTACTACACAACGGAACTAAACCGATTAGGTGTTGATATTTATTTAAATCATAAACCAACAGAACAAGAGCTTTTAAATCACTCACCAGATCTCGTTGTAGTAGCAACTGGTGTGACACCAAGGCAACCAGTTATTCCTGGTATAGAACATGCCATTCCTTATCCAGACGTTCTTTCTGGTAATGTAGCTGTGGGCAAAAAGGTAATTATCATTGGAGCCGGCGGCATCGGATGTGATGTGTCTCATTTCTTAATCGAAAAAGGAATCAATAACATTCTCCTTCTAAGACGTAATGGAAAAATGGGTGAAGGCCTTGGCAAAACAACTAAGTGGGCGATGTTGCAGGATTTAAAGAAAAATGGTGTGAAGTTTCGAACGAATCTCTCATATGAAGAAATGACAAAGGATGGTCTTACGATCATAAATGCAGAGACAGACGAGAAAGAATTTCTCAAAGCCGACACCATCATTCTCGCAGCTGGGCAAGAATCGAATATACCCCGTGAATACGAATTGCTTTCACAAAAAGGTGTTGAAATCGCCATTATCGGTGGCGCTCTTCTTGCTGGTGAGCTAGATGCGAAACGCGCCATTTATGAAGGTGCTAAAATCGCGTTCGAACCCGAAACCATATCGATTAACTAG